One window from the genome of Lacerta agilis isolate rLacAgi1 chromosome 16, rLacAgi1.pri, whole genome shotgun sequence encodes:
- the LOC117060526 gene encoding selenide, water dikinase 2-like, translating into MAALAGSPSAGLPSLAAAAAAAAAPTPPGPPGYRPFEPEALGLSPDWRLTSYGELRGUGCKVPQETLLRLLEGLGGARAGEAGAGEAAAGVGGASRTLGIGMDSCVIPLRHGGLSLVQTTDFFYPLVEDPYMMGRIACANVLSDIYAMGITECDNMLMLLSVSQKMTEEEREKIMPLIIKGFRDAAEDGGTSVTGGQTVLNPWIIVGGVATVVCQPNEFIMPDSAVPGDVLVLTKPLGTQVAVNAHQWLDNPERWNKIKLVVSREDVELAYQEAMFSMAMLNRTAASLMHTFNAHAATDITGFGILGHAQNLAKQQRSEVSFVIHNLPILAKMAAISKACGNRSRLLQGTSPETSGGLLICLPREQAARFCAEIKSPKYGEGHQAWIIGIVEKGNQTARIIDKPRIIEVTPRGANASPQDNNSSASPEAAS; encoded by the exons ATGGCGGCGCTCGCAGGCTCCCCCTCGGCCGGCCTTCCTTCTTtggccgcggcggcggcggcggcggccgccccAACCCCCCCCGGCCCGCCGGGCTACCGGCCCTTCGAGCCCGAGGCGTTGGGGCTCAGCCCGGACTGGCGGCTCACCAGCTACGGGGAGCTGCGCGGCTGAGGCTGCAAAGTCCCCCAGGAGACGCTGCTCAGGCTCCTGGAGGGACTCGGCGGGGCCCGCGCGGGAGAGGCAGGGGCCGGGGAGGCGGCTGCTGGTGTCGGCGGAGCCTCCCGGACGCTCG GCATTGGAATGGACTCCTGTGTGATCCCATTGAGGCATGGGGGTCTCTCCCTTGTACAGACCACAGACTTCTTTTATCCATTAGTGGAGGACCCATATATGATG GGCCGCATTGCCTGTGCCAACGTGCTGAGTGACATCTACGCCATGGGCATCACAGAGTGTGACAACATGCTTATGCTCCTGAGTGTAAGCCAGAAAATGACTGAGGAG GAGCGGGAGAAAATAATGCCACTGATAATCAAGGGCTTTCGGGATGCAGCAGAAGATGGTGGCACCTCAGTAACTGGTGGGCAGACTGTCCTGAATCCTTGGATCATTGTTGGAGGGGTTGCAACAGTTGTATGCCAGCCCAATGAGTTCATCAT GCCAGACAGTGCTGTTCCAGGGGATGTTCTTGTGCTGACTAAACCACTGGGGACTCAAGTGGCTGTAAATGCTCATCAATGGCTAGATAAC CCAGAACGGTGGAATAAAATTAAGCTGGTGGTCTCCAGAGAAGATGTTGAACTGGCATATCAGGAAGCCATGTTCAGTATGGCCATGTTGAATAGGACAG CTGCCAGCTTGATGCATACTTTCAATGCCCATGCTGCTACAGATATTACAGGCTTTGGTATTCTGGGTCATGCACAGAATTTGGCCAAACAGCAGCGCAGTGAGGTGTCATTTGTCATCCACAATCTGCCTATCCTTGCCAAAATGGCCGCTATTAGCAAAGCGTGTGGCAACCGGTCACGGCTACTACAAGGAACATCCCCCGAGACATCTG GTGGGCTGCTGATCTGTTTACCCCGAGAGCAGGCTGCTCGCTTCTGTGCAGAGATCAAATCTCCCAAATATGGAGAAGGACACCAAGCCTGGATCATTGGCATTGTGGAGAAGGGCAACCAGACCGCTCGCATCATTGACAAACCACGTATCATTGAAGTGACACCCCGTGGGGCCAATGCGTCCCCTCAGGATAATAATTCCAGTGCCAGCCCTGAAGCTGCATCATGA